The following are encoded together in the Xanthobacter autotrophicus Py2 genome:
- a CDS encoding ParB domain protein nuclease (PFAM: ParB domain protein nuclease~KEGG: rsq:Rsph17025_2122 ParB domain protein nuclease), with the protein MDHIRNIDIELIDVPEDRLRLPDPDAVGAIALSMDERGLMHPITVAAPKKGECFRLIAGLHRLSAARQLGWSEIAANVFVGKALEARLLEIDENLFHRPLSPLDRAAHLSERQRIYQELYPETRPGAAGATARWHATDKLSFASDAAKKLGVSERDVQRSIARYTRIAPDVRAQIALTWIADKGTELDALARLDPAQQRKAVTALLNRDAASVRQAVAAMSGARPAAPAPDEAEYDRLMEAWRRAGARAKERFLTELERQGAIGAGRRAA; encoded by the coding sequence ATGGACCATATTCGCAACATTGATATCGAACTCATCGACGTGCCGGAAGACCGGCTGCGCCTGCCCGACCCCGATGCGGTCGGGGCCATCGCGCTGTCCATGGATGAGCGGGGCCTCATGCACCCCATCACGGTGGCGGCGCCGAAGAAGGGCGAGTGCTTCCGGCTGATCGCCGGCCTGCATCGCCTCTCTGCGGCCCGGCAGCTCGGCTGGAGCGAGATCGCGGCCAACGTGTTCGTCGGCAAGGCGCTGGAAGCCCGGCTGCTGGAGATCGACGAGAACCTGTTCCACCGGCCGCTCTCGCCGCTCGACCGCGCCGCGCACCTCTCTGAGCGCCAGCGCATCTATCAGGAGCTTTACCCCGAGACGCGGCCTGGCGCGGCTGGCGCCACGGCACGTTGGCATGCAACCGACAAGTTGTCGTTTGCATCGGATGCGGCCAAAAAACTCGGTGTTTCTGAGCGCGACGTGCAGCGCTCCATCGCCCGCTACACGCGGATCGCCCCCGACGTGCGGGCGCAGATCGCGCTCACCTGGATCGCCGACAAGGGCACGGAGCTGGATGCTCTCGCCCGTCTCGATCCCGCACAACAGCGCAAGGCGGTGACAGCCCTGCTCAACCGCGACGCCGCCTCGGTGCGCCAGGCCGTGGCGGCAATGAGTGGGGCAAGGCCGGCGGCGCCAGCCCCCGACGAGGCCGAATATGACCGGCTGATGGAGGCATGGCGACGGGCCGGGGCGCGGGCGAAGGAACGGTTCCTCACCGAGCTGGAACGGCAGGGCGCCATCGGCGCCGGCCGGAGGGCGGCGTGA
- a CDS encoding putative transcriptional regulator, Nlp (KEGG: yen:YE1026A putative DNA-binding protein) produces MAIRHPNGRWTVERLPNGDWHPEEIKSAVRKRGSTLYDLSRDAGLPEHACRSALRGPNFEGEFAIAEFLSLSPREIWPSRFRSDGGRIPQVRHRTKARPTPSAGHRQNASAS; encoded by the coding sequence TTGGCCATCCGTCATCCGAACGGCCGGTGGACCGTGGAGCGCCTGCCGAACGGCGACTGGCACCCCGAGGAAATCAAGTCGGCCGTGCGCAAGCGCGGATCGACCCTCTATGACCTCTCCCGCGATGCGGGCCTGCCCGAGCACGCCTGCCGTTCGGCGCTGCGCGGCCCCAACTTCGAGGGCGAGTTCGCCATCGCCGAGTTCCTCAGCCTCTCTCCCCGCGAAATCTGGCCGAGCCGCTTCCGTTCGGACGGTGGCCGCATCCCCCAGGTGCGGCACAGGACCAAGGCTAGGCCCACCCCCTCCGCCGGTCACCGTCAAAACGCATCCGCATCCTGA